The region TCTCCCCGAGTTACCCGGTCGCCTATGGCCTGACAATCGACCAGATGCAGGCGCTTGGCCTTTATATCTCCAGCCCGCGCCATGGCATTGATGTGGAGGGTCCATTTGCTGAACCGGGTCTTTTCGTGGTGAACGAGGACCGCGAGTTGCGCATGGTCGATGTTTCAAACGCCCCTTTCCTTCGCCCTCAGCTACCATCCGTGGTCAGTGGCCTCCGGTTTATGCGTAGGATGACTGAGGCGTTCCCGGCGAACGGTACATACGCTTGAAACACCGCCGACCCAATAATCCCCGAAAGGACACTTCAAATGACCATGACACCTGATCATGCAAATGCTGCGGCCGTGAAGGCGACACTCGATGACCTCATCAGTGGCGTTTCAGGGCATTCATTTGATGTGCTCGATCGCATCTATCACCGCGACATGCGCACCTACCTCTTGGCGGATGGTGGCGTTCTGATGCAGAATGACAAACTTGGCTTCATGGAGCACGTGAAAAGCGCCATGGCCCAGATGGGCGACCCGAACCCTTGGGCGGAATATCACCTGGTCGAAGCTGATGACACACATGGGCATATCCTGATCAGCCGCAAGAACAACGTCACAAATCGCAAGCAACTGCTGACGTTGAGCATCGACTTCGTGCTTGAGGATGGCCGCTGGCAGATCATTCGCGAAGTCATCATGACCCGAAACGATGATGCCTAACCAACTCCCCTCTCAAAATGTTCACGAGGGAGTCGAGGTTCCCCCTTTCATAAATAGGAAATTGCACATGAGAACTCTTCTACCTTTAGCCTCTTGGGCTATGACCACATCGATTGCACTTGCCGATGAAAATGCCGCCTCAAACCTGAACGCCGTTAATGATCGTTTCAACGAGGCGGCCGCAGCCCACGACGCTCAAGGTCTGATCGAGCTTTACGCTGATGACACGCTCTGGATTGCGCAAGGCGCGCCAGTAACGCAAGGTCTTGAGGGGCCGAGACAGCTCTTTGAATTCGTCACCGCGAACAAGGGAAACGTTACCCATACGCTTGACCACCTTTTCGTGTCAGAGGATGCAACGCTGGCGGTCATGATCGGCTCGGTTGACGCTGTGATCGAAAGTCAGGGCATGGACGCTACGGGTACGTATCTTTTCGTCCTGGAACCTGAGGATGACGGCTGGGAAATCGTCACCGACATGTGGCACCAACACGCACAACAGTAATGGCTCGGATGAGCCAGCCTGAAAGGCCTGGCTCATCCATCATATTCCATAGCAGTGCTTGGAAGAAACAACTCCAACGGCTGCTTAGGTGGACATCTTGAGGTTTGAAAGCCCTCGCTTCCATGTGAATGGTCGCGCGTTGTACTTGGCTCCATAATTGCGCTTGGATCGCGCTATAAATTGACACTACGCCAGTGTTCGGTTTGTCGCGGATCTGAACTAAGTCAAAAGAGCCCGGATTTCTTCTGATGCCTTCGAATTTATGATCTCGTTGAAACGCGCGGTAAATGGTTCAATCTCGTAAATTGAATCAATCTGCCCCAGGACCCTATCGTTTTCATGAAGCACAAGGATCGTCGGATATGCTTGGATCCCCAATTCAGCTGATTGCGCATAACTGGCGGCGACATCCGGGGTGTCCTCCGTGGCACCGGCAATCGCGTCAGTATCGAGCGCAGGGAACCCGTGGGCGGCGCTGATGTCATCGTAGGTTGCCGCGAGATTGACGTCTTTTCCCTCAAGAAAATGTGCATCCTGCAAGATATGGGCAAACTCAAGCGCCCGATCCGGGACCAGTTTTTTCATCTGCAGGATCGCAAGACTTGGCGGCGCAGAGATGCTCAATGGCGCATCTTCTTGCTGCAACATGTCCCGGAACGGCTGACCAATCGCACGGCCGGTCACCCCTGTCATTTTGACCTCAGCTTCGGCAATATAATCTGCCATGTCAGCGTAGCTGCCGACCCGCTCACCTTTGACAAGACCACCTGAGATGACATTGATTTCGATGTCAGGATGAGCTGCGGCAAATGCATCAAGCGTCGGGGTAAACCCAAAACACCATCCGCAGAGGGTGTCATGACCATAGATGAGTTTGATCTTTTTCATTCGTTATTCTCCAATCGTGAAGAAGTTTCAGTTTTTTCAGAGACATTTGCTGGGATGCGGCCACCAACAGACAGCCCCACTGGAAATGGGAGCCGTCTGGATCGCTTGTTTCGGCTACTCGATCCCTCTGGCAGCAAGGAAGGTCTTGATCGTTGAAGCAATGAACGGTCCCTCTTCCTCCAGTGGGAAGTGGCCTGTGTCCAGAAGATGGATCTCAACGTCCGATACGTCTGCGGCGTAGCCTTCCGCTCCCGCAGGCGCGAAGAACGCGTCATTTTGGCCCCATGTCACCAGAACTGGCGGCTGGTGTTCACGGAGGTAGGCCTGCCATGTGGGATAAGCTGCGATGTTGCTGGTGTAGTCCGTCAGGAGGTCCAGTTGCGCCTGATGCTGCCCCGGGCGCGAGACACGCTGAAAGTCCAAAAACCAGTTATCGGGCAGGATACCATCCGGGTTTCGCGTGCCGTGCGTATATTGCCACTTCAGCGCTTCGAGGTTGAACAGGTTCGCCGCGACCTGGGCGTCGACCTCAGGGGTGCGGTTTTCCCAAAGGGCCTGCAGCGGTTCAGACGCAGCCGGGTTCACACCTTCAATGTAGGCATTGCCGTTTTGAACCAACAAAGCCGTCACGCGTTCAGGATGTTCTAATGCGATCCGGAAGCCAACTGGTGCGCCGTAATCGTGTAAGACAAGTGCATATTCGGTGATGCCGCGTTGTTCGATGAACGTGTCCATGGAGTTGGCAAGATTGTCGAAGGTATAGTCAAAGTCGTCCGGCGACGGGAATTCACTGGCCCCGAAGCCAGGATAGTCCGGTGCGATCACGTGGTAGTCCGCGCTCAGGTCCCGCAACAGGTTCCGGTACTGGTGCGATGAGCTGGGAAACCCGTGCAGCATCACAATCGTAGGGTTCGCGGGGTCGCCGGCTTCCCGGTAGAAGATGTCGACGTCATCGACGTCTTCAAAGCCATAGGTTGTCGCGGTGGTCTCAGCATAGGCGGGCAGCGCCAGCGATCCAACCGCGGCGAATGCGGCTGCAAATAGCATTGCGGCACCCTTATGTGCGTCCAATGAGGTTGAGACGCTTTGGGTTTGTTCAGTACGTTTCATAGTTTTTCTCCTGATTGTATGCGGCAGGCGATCGACAGGATCACGCTGCATTACCCATGACCTCAGCCACGGTTTTGATTTTTGGGAAGCCATTCAGCGCCTCTATCCGTGCAAGCCAGGCCCGCACATTCGGGTAATCAGCCAGCGAAATTCCAGTCTCACTGGTCGCGGCGATGTAGCCGTAGTTGGCAATATCCGCGATCGTTGGGGCCGTACCGACAAGCCAGTCATTCTGCGCCAAATGCGGCTCAAAGAGCGTCTTCATCAGCATATGGGTCTTTTCAACGGCCCAATCAAAGTCGATGGGAGCGCCAAAGAACTTTGAGATACGCGCACCGCACGGACCCTCAAAAACTTCCTTTACGCTCGTCGCGAGCCATTCCTGGACCTTGCCAGCAAGCTCGGGATCATTGGGCAGCCAGGACCGGGCAGGATCATACTGAAGGGCCAGATAGGTCAGGATGGCGGTTGAATCGCGCAAGACCACATCGCCGTCCTGAAGGGTGGGCACTTGGCCCAGCGGATTTAGTTTCAAATACTCAGGTTGCTTGTGCGCGCCGCTTTGCAAATCAACGATGACGTTTTCATAATCCAAGCCCAGAAGTGACAGCATGGCGCTCGCCCGATGTGCGTGACCGGAGACGGGATGATCATAAAGTTTCATGTCGTTATCCTTAGGATTTGAAAGCTGTGGAGTGATCCGACACCCATTGAGAGAAGGATGTCAGTTTGATGTTGAAACGGTCTTCGATGGCGCCGGCATCGGTAACGAAGCCCGGTTGGAACTGATCGGGATTGGCCTGAATGCCGCCGTACATGCCGGCGATCATACTTGCGACATGCGGGCTTCCCATCTTGGCCAGATGAGCTTCAAACTCGGCAGCGGGCATCGTTTCAAACGCCAGATGCTGGCCAAGCACATCGCCCATGATCTGCGCAAGATCGTCGCCATCAAGTGCTTCGGGACCGCCGAGGGTGAGCACTTCGTTGGGTAACGCGCCCTTAAGGGCCTTATCAGCGACCCGCCCGAAATCGGCCGCAGCGCCCCACTGCATCTTGAAGGTTGCCGGCGTTGGATAAGGCAATTTAGTTTGCGCAAGACCGGCGGTGGTCCAGGGGCCAAGCAGGTTTTCCATGTAAGTGACGGGGGTCAGACCAAGGAACGAAAACCCGCCCTCTTGCAACGCTCGAAGCAATACAGCCCCTGGATCAGTCGTAGAAGAGGGGTCCATGATCGGACCGCCCGTGTTCCAGACGATTTTCTTGACACCCGTTGTTCTGGCGGCTCTCAGCGCGTTCATGCCATAGGCATTCCGGTCATCATCGGGATCGGTGATCAGCGGCACATGCAAGAAGAGCGCATCCCGCTTGTCACTGGCTTCAATCAGCGCTTCCTGATCCGCCATGTCACCAATAATGGCTTCGACACCAGCGGCTCTCCACCGTTCGGCTCCGGCCTCGGATCGGGTGAAGACACGAACGTCATGCCCGGCATCGACCAGCGCCTGCGTTCCGGCCGCCATCTGCGCGCCGTTGGCGCCAAATGCAAGAATTTTAAGGGCCATGAGGTTAATCCTTTTCTGGAGTGAGGTCTGGATTGACGGGAGAGTGTTCTACAAAGGTCCACCGAAGCGGCGTGGCCTTTGTGGTGCGGCGAACGCCGCTGATTTGGATGCGCAATAGGCGCAGAGCACCGGGGGTTTGGGCAACCTCGTCAGCGTCTTTGATTAGCGAGGCTTTGCCGTGCAGATGCAGCTGGTCACCGGTTTTAAAGTCGACAAAAAGCAGCCCTGCATCAGGGTTCAAAAGTAGGTTGCCGAAGGTGTTGAACAGGTTGTTGCCCCGATAATCCGGTATGGTGATCTGCGACGGGCTGTCCACTGAGACAAATCCTGGCTGGCCGCCGCGATGATTGACGTCGACACCCTCATAAGGTGCGCCTGATCCATCCTGCACGTAGGACGCGATTAGGAACGTGTCTGCGGCTTTGATGAGGGATGTATCGTAGGCGTTGAGTACATCACGCTCTTCGAATTCGCCCCCGGCGATGGGGTGCTCTCGCTCGGATATCTCGCGCAGGTTGATATATTTCGGACAATTACCGTAGCTTTGCACCACAGTAATCGTGACCGAGACGTCATCCAGATCGGTGATTTTGCCATGCATACGGTTGCGCCGCTGATTGGACAGATCCAGCCCCACAACGCCGACCGCCTGCCCCAAATCCAGCGCATCGAATGCAGGTGTTCCGGCACGGTCGCCCGTTTGGATCACCAGCGTTTTGGGACCGGGCGATGAGGCGAACCCCACAGAACCGGTCATGATAGAGGCATGGGGCAAGCCTTTTGCATCCACCGTGCCCAGAAAGATGTATTCAAGCCCCTCAAAAAACGCCCGATGTTGATCCGGCATGAAGTCATTCATCAGGTGCCGGGTCATCACCGCGATTTTCTCGCGATCACCGGTTTGCTCTTGCAAACGCAATTCGCCTTCGTGGAAATGCTCAGGTGTCATCGGAAGCTCCGTTTCAAGAGGAATTATGCGAGGCTTGGCGGGCCGTTCGGGCAATCGATCAGATAGCCCCAGCCGCCGTTCTCCAGCTTCTTGGCCACTTCGGTGGACTGGCCTTCCGCCATGACGGTGCCGTCCGGGGCGACGACGCTCCAGTTTGCGCGCACCAAAGCAATGTCGCCGATGATGACTTCGCTGAACACGTCGCTCTTGATTTCGGGCCGAAGGTCCATGAAACCCTCAAACGCGGCGCGTGCGCCGGCAATTCCGGTGGCTGGCGGCTGATCGGGCGGAAAGAACACCTGACAGTCTGGGTGGAACATGGAGGCGATGCCGTCGAGGTCACCTTCTTGCAGATAAGCACTGACGCAGTGGGCAATCTCACGGGGTTGGTGGGCAATACGTTTGGTCATGGTGTTCACTTTCATTTGGTGTGTGTGGAGGGTGGCAAGTTTAGAAATCAAAGGAGCCAGCGGCTCTCACGTTCTCTGGCAGCCAGGTTTCTTGGATGTGGAGCCAAGTGACCGGCGTCGTCATTTCCATCAGAACCGTCGTGATCCGGGCGTTGTTGGCATTGGCGGAGAGGGTCGCGCCGGTTTGCCATTCAGTGTAAGTTGCCAGCACCAGGTTCTCGCGCTCATAGCGCACATCCACGTCGCGGATCTGAATGCGGAATTCGGAGTTCGATCCGTAGCCGCGTGCAAAACCCTCTTTCAGAACGGCCCCGGTCATCACTTGTCCTTCTGGCGGAATGAAATGCACGTCCTCATGCAGGCGCGACAGGAAACGCGGTTCAAGCTGGTCACGATCTGCAGTGCCGTTGAACCATTCGGTGAAGAAATCAT is a window of Roseovarius sp. W115 DNA encoding:
- a CDS encoding peroxiredoxin-like family protein; translated protein: MSSIKPAPGGSFPAVEVPSLDGGSIRLGEASDGYDWQLIVVYRGKHCPICTRYLREVNEIVRSLKELRIEVVAVSADSKERATSQIADVSPSYPVAYGLTIDQMQALGLYISSPRHGIDVEGPFAEPGLFVVNEDRELRMVDVSNAPFLRPQLPSVVSGLRFMRRMTEAFPANGTYA
- a CDS encoding YybH family protein — protein: MRTLLPLASWAMTTSIALADENAASNLNAVNDRFNEAAAAHDAQGLIELYADDTLWIAQGAPVTQGLEGPRQLFEFVTANKGNVTHTLDHLFVSEDATLAVMIGSVDAVIESQGMDATGTYLFVLEPEDDGWEIVTDMWHQHAQQ
- a CDS encoding DsbA family protein, translated to MKKIKLIYGHDTLCGWCFGFTPTLDAFAAAHPDIEINVISGGLVKGERVGSYADMADYIAEAEVKMTGVTGRAIGQPFRDMLQQEDAPLSISAPPSLAILQMKKLVPDRALEFAHILQDAHFLEGKDVNLAATYDDISAAHGFPALDTDAIAGATEDTPDVAASYAQSAELGIQAYPTILVLHENDRVLGQIDSIYEIEPFTARFNEIINSKASEEIRALLT
- a CDS encoding alpha/beta fold hydrolase produces the protein MKRTEQTQSVSTSLDAHKGAAMLFAAAFAAVGSLALPAYAETTATTYGFEDVDDVDIFYREAGDPANPTIVMLHGFPSSSHQYRNLLRDLSADYHVIAPDYPGFGASEFPSPDDFDYTFDNLANSMDTFIEQRGITEYALVLHDYGAPVGFRIALEHPERVTALLVQNGNAYIEGVNPAASEPLQALWENRTPEVDAQVAANLFNLEALKWQYTHGTRNPDGILPDNWFLDFQRVSRPGQHQAQLDLLTDYTSNIAAYPTWQAYLREHQPPVLVTWGQNDAFFAPAGAEGYAADVSDVEIHLLDTGHFPLEEEGPFIASTIKTFLAARGIE
- a CDS encoding glutathione S-transferase family protein produces the protein MKLYDHPVSGHAHRASAMLSLLGLDYENVIVDLQSGAHKQPEYLKLNPLGQVPTLQDGDVVLRDSTAILTYLALQYDPARSWLPNDPELAGKVQEWLATSVKEVFEGPCGARISKFFGAPIDFDWAVEKTHMLMKTLFEPHLAQNDWLVGTAPTIADIANYGYIAATSETGISLADYPNVRAWLARIEALNGFPKIKTVAEVMGNAA
- a CDS encoding SDR family oxidoreductase translates to MALKILAFGANGAQMAAGTQALVDAGHDVRVFTRSEAGAERWRAAGVEAIIGDMADQEALIEASDKRDALFLHVPLITDPDDDRNAYGMNALRAARTTGVKKIVWNTGGPIMDPSSTTDPGAVLLRALQEGGFSFLGLTPVTYMENLLGPWTTAGLAQTKLPYPTPATFKMQWGAAADFGRVADKALKGALPNEVLTLGGPEALDGDDLAQIMGDVLGQHLAFETMPAAEFEAHLAKMGSPHVASMIAGMYGGIQANPDQFQPGFVTDAGAIEDRFNIKLTSFSQWVSDHSTAFKS
- a CDS encoding pyridoxamine 5'-phosphate oxidase family protein, yielding MTPEHFHEGELRLQEQTGDREKIAVMTRHLMNDFMPDQHRAFFEGLEYIFLGTVDAKGLPHASIMTGSVGFASSPGPKTLVIQTGDRAGTPAFDALDLGQAVGVVGLDLSNQRRNRMHGKITDLDDVSVTITVVQSYGNCPKYINLREISEREHPIAGGEFEERDVLNAYDTSLIKAADTFLIASYVQDGSGAPYEGVDVNHRGGQPGFVSVDSPSQITIPDYRGNNLFNTFGNLLLNPDAGLLFVDFKTGDQLHLHGKASLIKDADEVAQTPGALRLLRIQISGVRRTTKATPLRWTFVEHSPVNPDLTPEKD
- a CDS encoding YybH family protein translates to MTKRIAHQPREIAHCVSAYLQEGDLDGIASMFHPDCQVFFPPDQPPATGIAGARAAFEGFMDLRPEIKSDVFSEVIIGDIALVRANWSVVAPDGTVMAEGQSTEVAKKLENGGWGYLIDCPNGPPSLA